The Neisseria yangbaofengii genome contains a region encoding:
- the ccoP gene encoding cytochrome-c oxidase, cbb3-type subunit III, giving the protein MNTTSQFTSNFWNIYIAAIVLLSFIGLAWLLFSQNVVKQPKKGEEVQTTGHEWDGIEEYNNPLPRWWFWLYVLTWVFGAVYLVLYPGVGDWKGILNWTSHNQYEKEVAKANEQYQPLYAKFAKMPIEKVAKDPQAQQIGKNMFDTYCIQCHGSDAKGSKGFPNLTDHDWLWGGEPEQISETIEKGRTNVMAAWGPQLGEERVKDVAHYVMSLSKGKDQYDEERAARGQALFSGPPANCFTCHGDKGQGIQGLGPNLTDDTWLWGGTQKAIIETITNGRHNQMPAWGNFLDKDKLHIMTAYVWGLSNKDGKAPVKKAEPAAASPAASEASAPATEAASAASTSAATEKAVPAADTAEVTYNANDGAVFFFATGKSDVAANAETVVADLVKAAKDGKRLIVSGYTDSTGDTTANAELSKKRAQAVRAFFEAQGVKAENIELRKPENTTAAQGNDVQGRRVEVKLEG; this is encoded by the coding sequence ATGAACACAACATCCCAATTTACCAGTAATTTCTGGAATATATACATTGCCGCCATTGTCCTGCTCAGCTTTATCGGTTTGGCTTGGCTGCTTTTCTCGCAAAATGTGGTGAAACAGCCGAAAAAAGGCGAAGAAGTACAAACCACAGGTCATGAATGGGACGGTATTGAAGAATATAACAATCCGTTACCGCGTTGGTGGTTTTGGTTGTATGTCCTCACTTGGGTTTTCGGTGCTGTTTACTTGGTGCTGTATCCGGGGGTAGGTGACTGGAAAGGTATCTTGAATTGGACCAGTCACAACCAATACGAAAAAGAAGTGGCCAAAGCAAACGAGCAATACCAACCGCTGTATGCTAAGTTTGCCAAAATGCCGATTGAGAAAGTGGCGAAAGATCCGCAAGCACAACAAATCGGTAAAAACATGTTTGATACTTACTGTATCCAATGTCACGGTTCGGATGCCAAAGGTTCTAAAGGTTTCCCTAACCTGACCGACCACGACTGGTTGTGGGGCGGCGAACCGGAGCAAATCTCCGAAACCATCGAAAAAGGCCGTACCAACGTGATGGCTGCATGGGGGCCGCAATTGGGTGAAGAGCGTGTGAAAGACGTTGCGCATTATGTGATGTCTTTGTCTAAAGGTAAAGACCAATACGATGAGGAACGTGCTGCTCGCGGTCAGGCTTTGTTTAGCGGTCCGCCTGCTAACTGCTTCACTTGTCACGGCGACAAAGGTCAAGGTATCCAAGGCTTAGGTCCTAACCTGACCGACGACACCTGGTTGTGGGGCGGTACGCAAAAAGCCATTATCGAAACCATTACCAACGGTCGTCATAACCAAATGCCGGCATGGGGTAACTTCTTGGATAAAGATAAATTACACATCATGACCGCTTATGTTTGGGGCTTGTCTAATAAAGACGGCAAAGCACCGGTGAAAAAAGCAGAGCCTGCTGCGGCTTCTCCGGCTGCTAGCGAAGCTTCCGCTCCCGCAACTGAGGCTGCTTCTGCTGCCAGTACGTCTGCTGCAACTGAAAAAGCCGTACCGGCTGCGGACACTGCTGAAGTCACTTACAATGCAAACGATGGCGCAGTATTCTTCTTTGCAACCGGTAAAAGTGATGTAGCTGCTAATGCAGAAACTGTAGTGGCGGATTTGGTTAAAGCTGCTAAAGACGGTAAACGTCTGATTGTAAGCGGTTATACCGACAGCACTGGTGACACTACAGCAAATGCCGAATTGTCTAAAAAACGTGCCCAAGCGGTTCGGGCATTTTTTGAAGCTCAAGGTGTAAAAGCAGAAAATATCGAATTGCGTAAACCTGAAAACACTACTGCTGCACAAGGCAATGATGTTCAAGGTCGTCGCGTAGAAGTTAAATTGGAAGGTTAA